In Oryzias melastigma strain HK-1 linkage group LG6, ASM292280v2, whole genome shotgun sequence, the DNA window AACAGCGGTCAAGATCAACAGCATAGTTACCAAACCGGCACTGGGAATACTGGCTGCCCCAACACTGGCCAGGGTAGCTGTCAGACtggaagatataaaaaaaaaaaaaataaataaacatggaGACCCTAACTCTAAAACTCTATGCTCTACATCGCTTGACGATAAAACCCAATGTATCTCACATCTACAGATCAAACTCTGGTCTATGTCAAGTAGGATTTGAAGAACCCCAGAGCGTGCACTTAAATATGACAGATGGGTTGTTTCATATGACATTTTATGGATTTATGTGCCATAGAAATGTCAGAAGGAAGGTCATCTGTCCTCTATTCACTCGACTGAGAGAAAACCATTTGGCAAAGactatgaaaagaaaaaaagcggCTGCTGTTTGTCTTCCTGCTTGGCGTGGGGCACGGCACAGTTGTTGCTCTCTCATGCTGGTTAATTTGCATCTGTATAAGCATCTCAGTTGGATGTCTTCACTGTGATGTTGAATTTATCATTTCAAGACTGCACAGAATTATTGGATTTGGATATATAAACTGTGAATGAACTCATTCTtggacattttctttaaaaaagtgcttttcttcTGACCTGACGGTGACGATCTGACCAGGGTCGAGATGGACACCATTCATTTGGGCAATGAAGATGGCTGCCACAGCCTCATACAGAGCAGTTCCGTCCATGTTGATGGTGGCTCCCACAGGGAGCACAAAACGGGTGACTCTCTTGTCAATCCCCAAGTTCTCCTCCAGGCACCGGAAGGTAACGGGAAGTGTACCAGCACTGGATAAAAACAAGATACAACAAAAGCAGGAAACTATAAATTGAGTAATTATTAGTACCAAGAGGAGGTATGATTATTGATTCACCCATCCATTGATGTACTGACCTTGAGGCTGTGCCCAAAGCAGTGATCCAGGCCTGAAAGATGCCCAGGAAGAAGGTGAAAGGGTTTTTCCTAGTGATGGCGAAGTAAATGCTGGGCAGGAAGATGGCTCCGTGGATGATGAGGCCAATAATCACAGTTATCATATACATGCCAAGCTGCCTTGCTACCACCTCCAGGTCCTTAATGGAGATGATTTTGCCACAGATCAGACATGCAATACCAAACGGGGAGTACCTGATGGGTTAAAacgaaataaaaaattaaaaacgttCATTAAGTGaagggaaaatatatttttatgctgtAATAATTGAGAAATAACTATACAGTTAGTTATTTCTGATCGATCAATAAACTGAATGGATGGGAGTCATGAGTGATACTAACCACATGATCATGATGACAAGTTTCATCACAATCTCATTGAGGATGTTGAAGAATTCAATCATGAGTCTGGCCTTTTCTCCCATTTTACCCATGCAGATGCCAAAAGCAATAAAGAAACCAATCAGACCTGAGACAGAAAATCATGATGGAGTCAAACTTGaagttttgcaagaaaaaaaagttcatgaaaATACATTACATTTCTTTAGGGAAATGTATTACAGTTACTTAGGATGGATTTAAACGGAGTGACATCTAATGGCTTCAGTGATCCCTGGGGCTTCAAAGGAAATGTCAACAGTTACAATCTTCAGACATTTCCTTCTACTGTATCTTTGCCAGATCGATCAGCTCATGCTTAAAATAGTTAGTATAGCCTCGTTTCCAATGAGCGGTCCAGTACTGTATGGTCCGCTATTTTGAGCAtctccattgtaaaatggacccattaaacagtaccgattGGGGGCCCCCATTGGTTGAAGGttcattgaaaagtggaacggaaaaaagaaagagctgCTATggccacccattgattggcagaaagtgacgaTAATACCAGAAATCACCGAtgtagcgctcatttaagctaacgtttccaacattTGTAAGCATTTGCGTTTTTGCGGTTTCCCTTTTAGTCAGGAGTCTGtattgaaaatgcctgcaaacgACAGCAAAGTCTGCAgtggaactgcaaacgttcCTTGCCATTCTTGGCGACGGTGTGATACAGGATAAGCTAGCAGCACGCTAGCAGTCTAAGCCACAGgtgcaccgtgaaaacaaaccgcttgGTGGAaacagaattaactggaccataccACACTTACGGACCGTACTGCTtggtggaaacaaggcttatgCTAGCTCACAAATGCATCAAAATGCTAGCTTTATTACCGTCAACAGTTGACTTATTCaagttagcatttagctcaaAGCAGTGAGGAGTGGCCTTTAGTTCTACTCAACACAACACCGCATACCCAAGACATTCATGCCACTCTTGAACTGGAGGGACTTTTTGATGATGAACTGGGGCTCCTTGGTAATGTTCACCAAAAGGCCTCCCATGCTGGTGGTGTTGACTTCTTCCTCAATCACTTCCACCTTCTTGGTGACTGTTTGaatctaaagagaaataaatatttataggcCTCATTATCccattgacaattcaatttacTTTTGTAAAGTAAACCCTAAAGTGACCCTAACCCCTCACCCACATACTATGTACAACAACGTGTTATTACCTGTTGGAAACAAGCTTGCACCAGATTTTCTGGGAACAGGTTCCTGATCAGATCAAAGAAGGCATCTAAGCTGGACACATCGtcatttttctctccttctcccagattttccttcagtttgGGGTTGCCAGGATGAATGACTAACACAAGGATGACTCCCAGGACTGCGGCAATAACAGTGGTGGACATATAGTAGACCATGGCTCTGGTTCCCAGGCGACCACTGGATTTGGCATCAAGACCAGCAAGACCTGTAACCAAAGATGTCCATTCAGTCCTGATAGATCACACACATAGATCATCTATTTGTATTAATACCAATATCTACACGTTTTCCTCTTGATGCTAAACTTGATGTAAACTCCTCTACACATGTTGGCTTATTGTACCTGTGATTAAACTGGAAATGATGAGTGGAAGGATCAACATCTTCAACATCCTCATCAGAATGTCTCCAGGAAACGCAATCACCATGACTATGTCTGGGTGGATAGGGGAGGCAACGCGAAGCAACATCCCCGATACAGCTCCTAAGATCAcacctgcagaaaacaaaaatacattctgATTAAAAGGTGCACAAGTTGAAAGAATAGtgcaaaataattgttttgagtgatttctagtctgtgtttttaatcatttcaacatttcttgTCATTTAGAGACACTGTAGTAACTCACGCTGTATTGCTTGGATTTGTATGATGACGTTTTATTTTCCTCTGGTTGTgaagacaaaaaccaaaacctTTAGGAGAGTTAAGTGTAAAATCCCTTGGTGGTAACAGCATATAACATATTTGTCTTTAAGCTGAACTTTTAAACTTGCTTTTATTTAGTAAACGAAGGAAAAATAATAAGGAAAACATAATTTCAGcttaatttgtgttttgattcCAACATTTCAGCCCCTACTAAATCCAAAATCCTAAACGTTTTAACCCACCAGCCACTGGCTGACCTCTGTGCCCAGACAAACCAACTCAGTGGCATTGTGGTAGAGatcgccctgagactggaaggtcatgagttcaaatccttgCCGAGTCAAATGACGATATTTCCTTTGACGATATGATTTAAAATGCttacaagatgatatttaatgaGTTATTTATAAGCGTctttcagtgtcttacttttaaGTTTTCTACCTAATACCCGGCCACTAAAAAGTCACACTGAGCCTCtgtgagcagctctacaccgtgacaaaaacaacatcaaGATCTCGCAAGAGATCATGCCTCGTGGTTTTTGTAGGTATGAGacatgtttctttgtttttacttgggatgggtaccaagacaaaactctgtgccacgttgctgccagtatcatacAAAAACACGGATTGGAGGCTCAGATAAAAACGATGCACAGAGCTGCAGTTAAGAAAGAATAGTGAAAAACTGTTCTGGTATAGTCTAGGGCtcccacgattagttgactaattgacgtctaatcgactattaattaAGTTGATGACTAatgtaatagtcgattagtcgttactttatattttatggagccAGAGAATaacaaagttgaaagttatattggcattatgct includes these proteins:
- the slc1a2b gene encoding excitatory amino acid transporter 2b isoform X1, whose protein sequence is MNANSMPKQVEVRMHESHLEPIEARPQSKCAKICSKMFKNLLLTLTVLGVILGAVSGMLLRVASPIHPDIVMVIAFPGDILMRMLKMLILPLIISSLITGLAGLDAKSSGRLGTRAMVYYMSTTVIAAVLGVILVLVIHPGNPKLKENLGEGEKNDDVSSLDAFFDLIRNLFPENLVQACFQQIQTVTKKVEVIEEEVNTTSMGGLLVNITKEPQFIIKKSLQFKSGMNVLGLIGFFIAFGICMGKMGEKARLMIEFFNILNEIVMKLVIMIMWYSPFGIACLICGKIISIKDLEVVARQLGMYMITVIIGLIIHGAIFLPSIYFAITRKNPFTFFLGIFQAWITALGTASSAGTLPVTFRCLEENLGIDKRVTRFVLPVGATINMDGTALYEAVAAIFIAQMNGVHLDPGQIVTVSLTATLASVGAASIPSAGLVTMLLILTAVGLPTQDISLLVAVDWLLDRFRTSVNVVGDSYGAGIVYHLSKAELDELDAHTAKSDDIEMMTKTQSYYDDMKNHHENNSNQCVITAAASSTVSTSANNSVLVDECKVTSATNGSAAECTLVEEEPWKHE
- the slc1a2b gene encoding excitatory amino acid transporter 2b isoform X3, encoding MNANSMPKQVEVRMHESHLEPIEARPQSKCAKICSKMFKNLLLTLTVLGVILGAVSGMLLRVASPIHPDIVMVIAFPGDILMRMLKMLILPLIISSLITGLAGLDAKSSGRLGTRAMVYYMSTTVIAAVLGVILVLVIHPGNPKLKENLGEGEKNDDVSSLDAFFDLIRNLFPENLVQACFQQIQTVTKKVEVIEEEVNTTSMGGLLVNITKEPQFIIKKSLQFKSGMNVLGLIGFFIAFGICMGKMGEKARLMIEFFNILNEIVMKLVIMIMWYSPFGIACLICGKIISIKDLEVVARQLGMYMITVIIGLIIHGAIFLPSIYFAITRKNPFTFFLGIFQAWITALGTASSAGTLPVTFRCLEENLGIDKRVTRFVLPVGATINMDGTALYEAVAAIFIAQMNGVHLDPGQIVTVSLTATLASVGAASIPSAGLVTMLLILTAVGLPTQDISLLVAVDWLLDRFRTSVNVVGDSYGAGIVYHLSKAELDELDAHTAKSDDIEMMTKTQSYYDDMKNHHENNSNQ
- the slc1a2b gene encoding excitatory amino acid transporter 2b isoform X2 translates to MPKQVEVRMHESHLEPIEARPQSKCAKICSKMFKNLLLTLTVLGVILGAVSGMLLRVASPIHPDIVMVIAFPGDILMRMLKMLILPLIISSLITGLAGLDAKSSGRLGTRAMVYYMSTTVIAAVLGVILVLVIHPGNPKLKENLGEGEKNDDVSSLDAFFDLIRNLFPENLVQACFQQIQTVTKKVEVIEEEVNTTSMGGLLVNITKEPQFIIKKSLQFKSGMNVLGLIGFFIAFGICMGKMGEKARLMIEFFNILNEIVMKLVIMIMWYSPFGIACLICGKIISIKDLEVVARQLGMYMITVIIGLIIHGAIFLPSIYFAITRKNPFTFFLGIFQAWITALGTASSAGTLPVTFRCLEENLGIDKRVTRFVLPVGATINMDGTALYEAVAAIFIAQMNGVHLDPGQIVTVSLTATLASVGAASIPSAGLVTMLLILTAVGLPTQDISLLVAVDWLLDRFRTSVNVVGDSYGAGIVYHLSKAELDELDAHTAKSDDIEMMTKTQSYYDDMKNHHENNSNQCVITAAASSTVSTSANNSVLVDECKVTSATNGSAAECTLVEEEPWKHE